The genomic segment AGCTAGGATATCGAGGGAGAACaagacacgagagagagagagagagagagagagggagagagagagagagagagagagagagagagagagagagagagagagagagagagagagagagagagagagagagagagacaagcgagagagagagagagagagagagagagagagagagagagagagagagagagagaaggcgagagagacgagcgagagagagccaaagagagagagagaaatgcagacagggagggggaaggaggaaagGCGGTTACCGCTTCTCTGAGACGGACGCTAATGGCACCCTGCCGTATTGTATCGGTGGTGTGACAGAGCAAGGTGCAGCCAGTCTGATTTTCCTCACAAGATCCAGCTCCGGCACGCCAGTGTATACGGCGCTCGGCGTCACCCTATGTCGCAACACAGAAGCTCTTCCTGTCATTCATGACCACTTCCTTCCTCCACCcaaacagaccccccccccccccaaccctgccTCTTTTACTCAACCGAGCACCTACCATCCACTCCCATCTCCATACCCTAAGCCCCCACCCCTCTCATCCCCCAGCCTAGcctacccacaaacacaccacctTCCCAGCCATAGCCAGCACTGTATCATTACAGGTCCAGTGAGTTGCCGTGGTGGGGGGGATAAAAAGGAGGGAAGTTAATGGAAATATAGTTAAGTTGAGCGTGAACGAATAtgtgcgcacacaaacagaaaatagGCGCGTGGTGTgctgcacacacagacccagacgcacacacatagacaaagaaaagtgcacacacacatacaaacacacacaaacgtacacacatttATACCTTGTATATTATCTGCACAAAACATACATTGCACACACATTATGACTTCATTGGTGTACACAAAGGCCTGTACATAATCACGTGAATTATGAACGTTCGCAAACACCAAaacgtacacacccacacacacaacacacacacacacacacacacacacacacacacacacacacacacacacacacacacacacacacacacacacacacacacaaaagcctgacacacacatgttctTCTGTCTGGCTTCTGGAGAGTGTTGGCCTGACTTTGTTTGTCAGCCCCTCATTCTTTcagtgcaatgtgtgtgtgtgtgtgtgtgtgtgtgtgtgtgtgtgtgtgtgtgtgtgtgtgtgtgtgtgtgtgtgtgtgtgtgtgtgtgtgtgtgtgtgtgtgtgtgtgtgtgtgtgtgtgtgtgtgtgtgtgtgtgcgtgtgtgtgtatgcgtcctAACTGGCTTTATCTACACCAGAGGTAAAGGCTGGCCATTGTCACAAATGTGCCACTTTCTAACTTTAAGAAGTAGATTGCAAGTAAGCAAAACAAGCAAAGCACACCGTGTTTTTTAGCCTGCTCCGCAAAGGTTCAGACATACTTTGAAGAGGGAAATCcaaaaacagaacaaaacatGGAAGAAGGTACGTCACTGTTTGCTGATGGGGCAGAAGATGTAGTTTATACCAAGCATTATAGGGGCGAAGGCAGATTTTGACTGTGATAAATGAAGGCAAAAAGCCTCATGGTTTGGTACTTTATGCTGGTTTTGAATGCCAGGCTGTTCTACGTATGATTATACCAGTTGGAATCATAGTCATTATCAAGTCCTTAGTATGCTATTATGGATCAATCTTTCCTATGAGGTagtactatctatctataggGGGGTAACTCGCTAAACATTCAGCTCTAAAAAAAATTGCTTCTGCAATAGCTACAATTGTGGAGGTCATTTTCAACAATGTACGCTTTTGTGAGTCAACAAATCTGTACCAAACcaaaaattcacacacacaccagtccagCCCTGACTGCTATCTGCTGTCCATGTGGCTAGATCCTCACTGGCTCACTCCAAAGCCGTAGCGCAAACAGAGACCAGTCACGAATCAGCGCTAGCGCATTAGGCGGTTTCATTGCGGAGATCCAGATGGCTGTTGGTTGGATATTCGCAGTCCACAGGCCCCTGCAAGGTCGGCCAGATTGTCAGAGTCACAGCTCGTGGCAGACTGTAGACCTATAGGCCGAGGTTATGATGCACATAAATGGGCTGTTATGACCATTGCCTGAAGTGGGGCGAcattgtgggtccattttaatcAGGTATAGTGTCGCAACTGCAAACAATTACATTTAACCAACGAGTTACTTGAAGTTGatatgcatttacatttagagtatttagcagacgcttttatcaaagtGAATTccaaaaagtacatttgtcagaagaaagagaaacaacaatatatatcgCTGTAGGTACAGTAAGGTTGTTCATAGAACCAGTTCCAAGCACGTACAGGGCACATTTCAGGGCGAAACCTCATTAAATAAGAAACTCTTTGTAGATATTTCAGAACAAGATGGAAGCTAACAAATAAGTATGCTCCTGGGTTGGGGAGAGAGGAAGTTCAAAGAAAAACATGACCACTATTGTACTCCTTCCCACAGCACACTTTGAATGGATTTTTTTCAGGCAAGAATAACTTTCCGTCTCAAAATATACCTTGACATAGCACATCTTTCACTTGTATGCCTTCTTGTGAGCTGTAGAGAAAGGTGTACCCTAGTTCCTCTACCCTGAGGTCAGGATGAGGAAACGACACATTGGGACCATGTTACAACTCTTGCCTAGAGGTGCGCTCTCCAGAAAGCCTTTCTTACGAACCGCAGTGGGGCTGGCCCACTGTATGAACCCAATAACTATCAGCCCTTTACTCACGAAAACCTCACCAGAACCTCTGACAGTTTCACTACATGGAACAGGATAGCTCAATCTTATAAGCAGTGTTTTAAGGAACACAATAATATTAAATAACTAACTTTTCCCACTTCAATGGGAGGTAATGTTAGGACTCAGTTCTGCAGGGACATTAAagtaaataattatatttgGGATCGTCATCTTACAGGAAAGCCACACCTGAACGTTGCTCTATTGATTTTAAACACTGTGAGTGCTGGCTGATGCATGTATCCACGACACCTTCGCATCCAACTGCTGAGAAATGCTGCTTGTCAATGTTCCTTGGGACATAACCATCTTGTCATGAAAATGAATATGAATTGCGGTACCTGACCGTTGTTTGCCTGAATGGTTTAATATATAAATGGGGGTTTACACTTTTCGTTAACAAAAAAGCAAAGCAATGAAAATCAACAAAGCTAATTAAACCAGCACACAGACATTCAAACCAACCATACAAACATAATTGAGGGTAAAAAAAGATGTAAGAGATTAACTTCAATCAATCTCTTCATTTGTCTTGATAAAATGCTGTCATTTATTTCAAAAGCCAAATTAATCAAGAAAATCTGTATGCATATTGTCAAAAAATAACATGCATAGAAGGATATTTTATTACTATTTACTCTGTTATCAACAATAATGAGTGGTTACGCCTAGCAACAGAACAAACAAATGGAAACAATGGAATTCAACAATGTTCATCCAGAATTGAAATCGACCATTGATCCAGAGTTTACGAAAGCCACAACTATTTCCCTCCAAAATATAGCTGAGCAATAACTACAATACAAGCACAGTTTTCATGAAGGTTTATTACTGAATTTCCAAGAGATGCTTTACAGAGAGCTCTTATTGTTGAACCAAAGGGGTGTGTGGTTGGGCCAGGTTGTGAGGAAGGTAATGTGATGATTTCCCTGATGATGAAAGTGTTCAGTCTCATCATCGTTGAACTCGGAGCCGCTGTTAATCTTCAATTTATCAATCCACACTGTGGATGGCTTGGAAGCCCACTCCTCCAAGCCTATTCACTTATCTACCCTGATCTAGCACTGTGTGCAACCAAATGAGCCATTTCCTGTGATGCTTCCCCTGAACACCTGTCATGGGCAAGGCCAATGTTAAACGGTTTTAACGCCACCTCCAATCAAAAACTTTAGAATGAATGCAACTTTGAAGCAATAACAGAGCAGTAGTAAATAATGACTTCAAAATTGTAAAGCATtgttaatacattaataatcagttgtacatttaaaataagATAATTTGATAATGGTTGATAGTATAATTTGTGATGAGAAAAATCATAATTTACAAActatttcaaatgttttaattcttctttatgaataaatgtttcttacagtttttctcgattgcttaagcacaattttcaaaacaGGGCCTGTGTTTTcaaaacactacacacaattagcacaaccacacacccaatTAGCAAAACACTACAGATCCTTTGCAAAATTAAACACTCCTGTAAAAACTATACACTTCTTTTTAAAAACCACACTTTGTTACtatatgaaacacacacgttTCACATTACTATACTCTGTTTGCACGAGTTACACTCTGCTGTGATAAACCTAAAACACTTTTAGCACTTCTACTTCCCTATGATTAGAGTAGGCTACTATCAACAAAGTACAAATATAATGTAAATTCACCAAACAATACACAAGACCAATGTTGCAGACTGAAGAAACTCATTTATTTCTCAACACGCCCAAAATGTTGACATAGAGATTCATAATACTGTAATCAAACGTCACTTTACGTATTGtaagttaaaaaacaacaactagacATTGTCTCTTCGCCTAGCTGGATCTGGCCAGAGAATTTCATCAACATCGCaggcaatgttgtcattagcaagACACCTTGGAAAGAAACGTCTTGAATGACGAATGAATCCATCCTTGCATTGCTGCTACCTCCATCTGGTCACAGGCCTCCTCCATGGCTTGGATGAGGGGTACCTCAGCCTGGAGACGGAGATCATATACCTTCCACCGCCATGCCGAGAAAAACTCTTCTATAGGGTTGAGGAATGGAGAGTATGGTGGAAGATATAAGACGGTGAAATGTGGATGTTGCTGAAACCAGTTCTGAACCAGAGCAGAGCGATGGAAAGACACATTGTCCCAGACAACAATGTATTGCATATGATTTATTTGATTTGCTGCTGTTATGTTGCGCAATTGGTCCAAGAATGTAAGTATGAGTGCTGTGTTGTAAGCGCCCATATGGGCATGGCGGTGGAGGACCCCATTCTGTGTAATGGCTGCACAGAGTGTTATATTACCCCCACGTTGCCCTGGGACATTGACTATAGCCCTGTGGCCAATGATGTTTCTTCCCCTCCTTCGTGTTCTCGTCAGGTTGAACCCAGCCTCATCTACGTAAATGAACTCATGCTGGATCTCCTCTCCATCCATTCGTAAAACTCTCTGAAAAACAGTGTCCGGCAAAATTGTGTAGTTCAGTGTAGATCTAGTATACatattacagtacagtaaaaaAACTGAGACAGTATGCAAGATCACACTGCTAAAGTGAATACATACCTCTGCATAATCATGCCGCAGTCGTTTTACCCTTTCGGAATTGCGCTCGAAAGGCACTCGATAAATTTGCttcatttgaatatgtttctttTTTAGGATGCGTGCCAGTGTTGATGTTGAGACCTGATGGATATCATTGAAAATGGCGTGGTTATTGACAATGTTAGCTTGGAGCTGCTTGAGTGTTATAGCATTGTTGGCCAAAACCATGTTtactatctccctctcttgctgttCTGTGAACATAGGAGGCCTTCCCCCTTGTCGTCCCTGACCCTCAATCctatgtagaaaaaaaaaacagtatacAATAGTACAGTAATTTCACAGGAAAAGGTAACAGAAGTGCCGATAGTGCATAGAATACAGTACTGTAAGCAGTGACTGAAACCGTGCAGATGTTTTTGATATGATGATATTTTTACAATACCTATTTTCCAGTCGAAATGTTCTCATCACACTTGCCACTGTATATCGGCTTAGATTTGGCTGTACTCGGAGTCCAGCCTCCCTCAGCGTCAGGCCGTGGTTGACAACGTGGTCAACCAGTGTTGCGCGGATCTCATTTGTCAGATTCGGTCCTCTTTGAGCACCTTcttgtcttcctcttcctcttcctcttcctcttcctcttcctcctcgttctcctcgttcccctcttcctcgtcctcctcgttctcctcgtcctcctcgttcccctcttcctcgtcctcctcgttctcctcgtcctcctcctcctcctcctcctcctcctcgtcgtcttACTCTTTCTCTGACTCTTTCCATTGTGCTTGGAGAACGCTGAACTCACCTACTGCTTTTTATAGTGCTTACACACCTGATTGTTGTGTCTGCAATTAAGCAAACAAGTGTTTGCACACCTGATGACTGTGTTGAACCAATTGGTTGGACGGTGTGGTAATTTGACAGTCAGTGCTTTGGTATTGCAAGGACGTGACTTCATGATAGATTtttgtgtgtaatgtatgttaagtgtgtttattgttttgcaaatcactgtgtgtattgttttgcaaaaaGTGTGAAGCTGACATTGTGCTTATAGTGGTGCAGATCTGGGCTCATGTTATGATCCTTGAGTGTAAGGTTTTGATAATAGTGTCATACTTTTgattttagtgtttaagcaatcgaaaaaaactgtaaaaagtAAAATCAGTAGGATGTCAGTATCACTGATTCAAAGTTGCAGTTATTCTGCCAATACTACTCATGACCTAGGATTACTAGCAAAACACTTAAACTTACTCCAATCCAATACTGTTATTTTGCAGATACATGTCTTGAAGGAGCATGAAGGCCTCTTGCTCCAGGATGCCCTAGGTAGTCTTTGGACATTGGGGAtaccttttggctgggagtcctACACACTGGCCTACACTATAATATACAGAATAACTATTTTCTCTTTCCATGTACCTGCATGTTTAACCTCTGGCACACAGGAGTTTAATTGCTTATGAGATGTGAGACACATGTCCGCTGATGAAACATCAGACCCAGACAGACCTCAGGAAGAGGATCTCGGAAGTACGTTTGAGTTAGTTAAGATCTGCATGGGCGGTCTCCGTCTTACGTGAATTCACCTTGCTCCTCCAcatcagccagccagccatctGTCGCActagtagaggagagagaggcagagagagagagaggcagagagagagagagggagagggacaaagCATGAAGGGGGGAATATGCAGATCCCTCCTATTCTGAAGCGAAGCCGGGCCGACCTGAGGCCAAACAAGGATGACGGCTACATTAGGAGGGAATGTTACAGCGGGTGTATGGTTACTGTAAAGGCAGAGCTCGACTGCCACTTTGCGTTTGCGACGAACGCTGAACTACCCACCCTACTTTGATTAAAGGTGTTTATGCTGGCTATCTGATCCAGTGTGACAATAGGCCGGGGCTCGGGTCTAACCTGgagccaaacacacactaatgaGCACCAGGCCTCTACCACTctacccctccttctccaccccctTAAAAGTGACATGGTGAATCAGCATCAGTGTACCTGACTGAAATAGCCTGCACTAGCGACCTTAATAAAAGCAACAAccactttcttcttcttcttcttcttcttcttcttcttcttcttcttcttcttcttcttcttcttcttcttcttcttcttcttcttcttcttcttcttcttcttcttcttcttcttcttcttcttcttcttcttctgtttcttctttttcttcttccttaGTTCTTTCTTCCTTCACAATCAGCCAACAGCAGCAACTATTTGTTGTAGTTGCAGATCTGAGAGTGGAGGATACCGGTGCCACGTGCATGCGGGAACTTTATTGTTTATCCAATAAAGCTTTTGGGGAGCGGTGATGCAATCAGGAAGCGATGTTTGGGAATTAGCGGGATCTTACGTTACATTGCCATTGATCCCGAGGCTTTTGTAAATGATGGTATAGTGATCCATGGTAATTTGTTATGAGTTATAACATCTTGGACGAACCCGATATTTGACATCTGCTTCTTCTCAGGGAATTCTGTTTTTGGGGGGAagtgggttggtggtggtgagggagaGTTAAGGAACTgtgtattgagtgtgtgtgtgtgtgtgtgtgtgtgtgtgtgtgtgtgtgtgtgtgtgtgtgtgtgtgtgtgtgtgtgtgtgtgtgtgtgtgtgtgtgtgtgtgtgtgtgtgtgtgtgtgtgtgtgtgtgtgtgtgtgtgtgtgtgtgtgtgtattgtgggtggggggggggggtagagggtcACAACTGTTTCCACATCCAGTGATATTTGAGCCGAAGCCTCGCTGGCATTACCAGAATGAACGTCCAGACGAATAAAGAGGCGAGGAGGAGGTAATGCAATAAGAGGGTAAGAAATTGACGGCTTCAGAGTTCACCTCCCATCATGTTGTCTGGCATGCGGCTAACGACCACGCAACGTGGAAATCATATTTAGATGGACAAAATCGACAAGGAAAGGTAGAGGGAGCggagaaaaatgaattaaaaacaCTAAAGTGTATGGCGCGTGTCAAAGTCTCTCTGCCCGGTAGGCATACACAGATTCAGTCCAACAGAACACGTGGGTGTTTCCATGTTAGTTCATGCCCTACAGCGGTAGACTAAACTCTGGTAACTTGATCTACAAAGTCAGAGCATGACACCAGACAAATGTTGCAAAGGTCTAATGcgtttttaataatatatttgcTTCATCAGCATCGCACCTTTTAATGCAATCCTGTTCTTCCTCTTTAAGTGGCTTTGAGGCAAAGAGGAGCATAGAGACAAATGGCTTCCATGAGGTCCAAGAATGGAGTGAAGGAGCAGACACATAGAGCTCAGCAGAATCTGATCTATCCTGGTCTGGTGGTTTTGGTCCAACTTTTCTCTCGAACTTAAACAAATTCAAGGGTAAGACAGAGTGGGAGCACTCTCCTCTGTAGACTCTGTGGAAGCAGACGTGTGGTCAAAGTGAGGAGGATTCTCCCCAAACAGCCCAAGCAGGCCAACGTGAGATCAACCAGATCCGGTTATAAGTGGCGTGAATTCAGCAGCCTGCTCCTTTGTAACCGGCCTCATCCTTCATTCCCCGGTTGGCACTAAGATGGTCACTTAAGGCAACTTGTTGACCCCTGTTGACCTCGACAAAGACAACAAGCCCCAGCTATAGAATAAAGTGGAAGCTGCTAAAGAGATTTaaatggtggtggggggtaaCACAGATTGAACCATCCACTCCAGGGTCAACCCTGCAATTAGATGGTTCCCCAAgtaacaccccctcccccatctcccttcTACCACCCTATCGCTCTTCCAATTAAGTCCTCAATGTGGGGCAGATGGCTTGGTTGGTATTGGGGTGCTGTCCTGCCCCTGTGCCCACCTCTCACACCCCGACACAGCCATCCATCACCGGAGGAGCGCTAATTAGCTTGTTATTCTGCCATGCTAACTATGGCACGCTTGTGAAAAGGCCTCCTCATGTTTTGAATGACAGGGAAAGCATTGAGAGAGGGCaagtgggaggagaaggggggggggggggcaatcagTGTTGCGCAGGATGGCATTTGAATAGCCTTTTCAGCACAGTACAGCTGCAATTATATTCCCGCTTAGACTTCCTGCCAGCCATTTCTCTTTGTTTTCCCCTTCATCACACTGGTGCCATCCTGGCGATTGACAAGTTAAGCTTGGCTGAATGAAAGGCAACGTGAAAGGGGTCAAAAGAGTCATTTAAATTCATCCTCTTTGGATGTATTTGTCGTTGTCAGACTATAGAAACATTTGATTCAGTCCCGTGTAAAAACAATATTAACAATTGTCAAAGTACATTAGCATGTAGAAAAACATTGATTTACGTGGCACAAGTGAAGAAAATTAATTATTATCAGTAAACCCCCCAACCTCTACCCCAACCTAAACCACAGAAATTGCATTCTCCACTCCATTaacccctctacctcccccccatacacaccCGACCTCAAACTACAAACCCAAATCAAAAAGACCCCGTAACCTCTACCTTCACCCTTTCACTTTTCCTCGACCCATTCTTCCTTTCACATCAGCAttcttcaaaaataaaaaataatcctgTCCACCATAGAGTCTATTTAAAAATGTCATTAtctatatccctctctctctctctctctctctctctctctctctctctctctctctctctctctctctctctctctctctctctctctctctctctctctctctctcttcttccttcttcttcctctatttctctctttcccttttatGAACACCTGGAAATGTTGACATAATAGctgtgtttgtttacatttgcTGTACACCCACCCGGCTTGTTTCCCTTGTCAAAACAAGGTCAATACAACCAACCTGGTGAATCCATTTCTGTGAGGCTCTGTGCTTGCACGATACTGGTAAAAGCTGGAATtccaataatataatacagaagAGGTAATAACTCTGAAAGCATCAATTCCTCATTCATCTCTCAAGTGCactcaagcacaaacacacaggttgGGTCAGGAAAACACTAAGAACAAATGGGGCAAATATGCTATGATATAGCCACGGTAGGGGCTGCCTTATAACCCTAATATCCCCCAAATACCGGACCATCACGAGCAGCCTGCACACAGACGTGGTGTCTCCCAGGTGTGAGCTGAGCACGCATGTTGGAACTGTGCGTGTtggtgacacacgcacacacacacacacacacacacacacacacacacacacacacacacacacacacacacacacacacacaactgtgcGTGTTGGCGTGCACGTCAGAGGCATGGTAAGGGGGTGAAAGGTATGCCTTTGTTTCCCAGGGAGCTTTGCAGGGCACACTGCTGACAGTGTAATAGCAcctcgtttaaaaaaaaaaaaaacggccccgtgtgtttgtttctcGCTGAGCGGGCGGTAATTGCAACTAATTGCAACGGCGATGTGCGGTGGGTGGCGCGGACATCTCCGGTGCTCCAGTCCCCAAAGGGTGTCAGTCCCTGTTTCCGGTCTCGGCCAGACACAAGATGCCCGCTGTCCGACAAAAGCACCGCCGGGAGGAGGCTGCCGTCGTTGCTCTTACCTACCTAATATTTCCTAATGAAACAGACCGCTGGAGAGATGATTGATTTGGGAGTTACATGAATGTTGACGTCATTGTTTGGTACGTGTCATCGATTTAGGTCATTTACATCTGAGAGCTTTTTGTCAATGTCTGAGTCGTTTCTCAGTCTATTTTGGGGGAGGTGAATATTTGTTCAGACCAGCTTTTAAAGACTCCAGCCAAAAAGGCTGAACATGTTAGTGGATATTTGAGATCTATTTACATACTACATCTTTTTTACTAGCAATTAGAGAAGTCATTTAGATTTGCTTACAATTGCATGCTTTTACGAAGCTCCCATTTCTCTGCCACAGATGAAAGCATCAGGGAAGAGCTAAACCCTTGcttgcattttttattttcctccttATCTGTGTGTGCAAAAGATTTGCAAGTCAGTCTGTTTGCTTTATTTCATAGGGTAACCAGAGGTTCATGAATTGAAATTATATCTAAACTATTTAACACTATTTTAGATGCTCTACCCTGACttcaatgttttatttgctttCCTCTCTGttgatgtatatttatattcgaATCCTTTTTAAACcaaaaagtttaaaaaacaacctgtTTACTTGCTTGAttcatgttatactttaactgccATTGAAACCTAAATGTAAGTATGttgctcagagagagagagttcagtaCTGGTGCCTCGTATCACTTATTTGCAAAGCAAGAAAATCAAAGGGGTCTATTTTTCTTCAGTCCCAGCCCTACAAAAAATTGCCTTTAATCAGAATTCTAACATGATAATATACTTAAAGCGCTAACTGCTCCACATCTTTAAAGATCA from the Gadus macrocephalus chromosome 20, ASM3116895v1 genome contains:
- the LOC132448892 gene encoding uncharacterized protein LOC132448892 — protein: MRTFRLENRIEGQGRQGGRPPMFTEQQEREIVNMVLANNAITLKQLQANIVNNHAIFNDIHQVSTSTLARILKKKHIQMKQIYRVPFERNSERVKRLRHDYAEVCIHFSSVILHTVSVFLLYCNMYTRSTLNYTILPDTVFQRVLRMDGEEIQHEFIYVDEAGFNLTRTRRRGRNIIGHRAIVNVPGQRGGNITLCAAITQNGVLHRHAHMGAYNTALILTFLDQLRNITAANQINHMQYIVVWDNVSFHRSALVQNWFQQHPHFTVLYLPPYSPFLNPIEEFFSAWRWKVYDLRLQAEVPLIQAMEEACDQMEVAAMQGWIHSSFKTFLSKVSC